A section of the Falco peregrinus isolate bFalPer1 chromosome 3, bFalPer1.pri, whole genome shotgun sequence genome encodes:
- the UBE2J2 gene encoding ubiquitin-conjugating enzyme E2 J2, whose protein sequence is MSNNSNKRAPTTATQRLKQDYLRIKKDPVPYICAEPLPSNILEWHYVVRGPEMTPYEGGYYHGKLIFPREFPFKPPSIYMITPNGRFKCNTRLCLSITDFHPDTWNPAWSVSTILTGLLSFMVEKGPTLGSIETSEFTKRQLAAQSLAFNLKDKVFCELFPEVVEEIKQKQKAQEELSNRPPSLPLPDVVPDGEAHYGQNGIPLLNGHVPLAPANHPGLQQANRNHGLLGGALANLFVIVGFAAFAYTVKYVLRSIAQE, encoded by the exons atgAGCAACAACAGTAATAAGAGAGCACCAACGACAGCAACACAGAGACTTAAACAAGACTACCTGCGAATTAAGAAAGATCCAGTGCCTTATATCTGTGCAGAGCCCCTCCCATCTAATATCCTTGAATG GCACTATGTTGTACGGGGACCTGAGATGACTCCCTATGAAG GTGGCTATTATCATGGGAAACTAATATTCCCCAGAGAATTTCCTTTTAAACCTCCTAGTATTTATATGATTACACCTAATGGAAGGTTTAAGTGTAATACAAG GTTGTGTCTTTCAATCACTGATTTCCACCCGGATACATGGAATCCAGCTTGGTCAGTCTCGACGATCTTGACGGGCCTTCTTAGTTTTATGGTGGAAAAGGGCCCCACACTGGGCAGCATAGAGACGTCAGAGTTCACA aAAAGACAACTGGCTGCACAAAGCttagcatttaatttaaaagataaagtCTTCTGTGAGCTCTTCCCTGAAGTGGTGGAG gagattaaacaaaaacagaaagcacaagaaGAGCTCAGTAACAGACCTCCATCTCTCCCTTTACCAGATGTTGTCCCTGATGGGGAAGCACACTACGGTCAGAATGGAATACCCCTTCTTAACGGGCATGTACCATTGGCACCTGCCAATCATCCAGGTCTCCAACAGGCCAATCGTAACCATGGACTTTTAGGCGGTGCTTTGGCGAACTTGTTTGTTATAGTTGGTTTTGCAGCCTTTGCCTACACAGTCAAGTATGTACTGAGAAGCATAGCgcaagaatga